The following are encoded in a window of Castanea sativa cultivar Marrone di Chiusa Pesio chromosome 5, ASM4071231v1 genomic DNA:
- the LOC142633787 gene encoding uncharacterized protein LOC142633787, whose protein sequence is MAFECAFTEEDMAVNDSVGYPKSYAKLCRDRRVSPYSHGPPFTFTPYSLEEDEDSRVRNLDQMFPIIDPKAKPTVKPKIFVSLLWKQLNHLGNAGFDPAVIRVDPYGNVLYYHADSASPLAWDIDHWFPCSRGGITVPSNLRILQWQVCKKKHNKLEFLVPWWEFQLGISVNQFLSFFASRNSDFRHRAFSFLFFEGENEELNASQTVDSHSFPQHFMDSKEQVGLAPAAVVVSRRESYDTSSALKSLDYNRPLRLLSPAISSRKIKPNVLKENENLDFVSNPYQAIVMARDSLKQREETVKMQTEIQKLDDEVNELKEKNEEERLTIQDLESVLIKRRRRAEKCRRLAEAQHSYRTMLEKMIRDAMHQSVIYKEQLRLNQAASTALMARLEAQKAICDASEKELHKKYKQRDEIEKQIRPEWEHARKRSRMDDTLLEERDSKTVLYLPGIKPRTPLHKELRVFLEEEQRASQAGLSSGEEQKHEEIQAQETEENPEKHNRSIIALEDETPLEDKLQKLNIQFTVPREPEIEEDEESRKQRGKGNIEKWLQMLLENTQEDLDTQNANENEKSGTDEIIRNLNLKYPQEVKISRSPEHEEEVHEEKKQIAAEKGGVKRVEEIIEIEARKTQKEERNMSEVSGIGEVFGSCSFEGRERKDHNGKERKLVRCESARTFRRIPSSPSLILGMRKGVDCIGKKPMVNGDDEFDGDQVGGNSFIMSSIKSIKKAVKI, encoded by the exons ATGGCTTTTGAGTGTGCATTCACAGAAGAAGATATGGCTGTCAATGACAGCGTGGGGTACCCGAAATCCTACGCCAAACTCTGCCGTGACCGCCGTGTTAGTCCCTACAGCCATGGCCCTCCTTTCACTTTCACACCTTACAGTCTGGAGGAAGATGAG GATTCGAGAGTAAGGAATTTAGATCAGATGTTCCCAATCATCGATCCAAAAGCTAAACCAACTGTTAAGCCCAAGATTTTTGTCAGTCTCTTGTGGAAGCAGCTCAACCACCTTGG gAATGCTGGCTTTGATCCTGCTGTCATTCGAGTCGATCCATATGGCAATGTTCTCTACTATCATGCTGATTCGGCTTCTCCTCTTGCTTGGGATATTGATCATTGGTTTCCTTGCTCAA GGGGAGGGATAACTGTTCCAAGCAATCTGAGAATATTGCAGTGGCAAGTCTGCAAGAAGAAGCATAATAAGCTGGAATTTTTAGTCCCATGGTGGGAATTTCAACTGGGTATCTCTGTCAATCAGTTCTTGTCCTTTTTTGCCTCTAGAAACTCAGATTTCAG gCACAGAGCATTCtcatttttgttctttgaagGTGAAAATGAAGAATTGAATGCTTCCCAGACAGTGGATTCACATTCGTTTCCACAACATTTTATGGACTCCAAAGAGCAAGTTGGCCTTGCTCCCGCTGCAGTTGTTGTATCCAGAAGAGAATCTTATGACACATCATCGGCTTTGAAATCATTGGATTACAATAGGCCGCTAAGGCTACTGTCTCCTGCAATTT CTTCAAGGAAAATAAAGCCTAATGTCCTGAAAGAAAATGAGAATCTGGACTTTGTTTCGAACCCCTACCAAGCAATTGTCATGGCTAGAGATTCCCTGAAACAAAGAGAAGAAACTGTAAAGATGCAGACAGAAATACAGAAACTAGATGATGAAGTAAATGAACTGAAGGAAAAGAATGAGGAGGAAAGGCTCACTATTCAAGATCTAGAATCGGTGCTTATAAAACGTAGGAGAAGGGCAGAAAAGTGCAGGCGACTAGCAGAGGCACAGCATTCATATAGGACTATGCTAGAGAAGATGATCAGAGATGCAATGCACCA GAGTGTCATATATAAGGAACAGTTGAGACTGAACCAGGCTGCAAGTACTGCACTCATGGCAAGACTTGAAGCTCAGAAAGCAATTTGTGATGCGTCAGAGAAAGAGCTTcacaagaaatataaacaaAGAGACGAGATTGAGAAGCAGATTAGGCCTGAGTGGGAGCACGCAAGGAAGAGATCAAGAATGGATGATACCTTATTAGAGGAGAGGGACAGTAAAACTGTTCTTTATCTACCAGGAATCAAGCCAAGGACACCTTTACACAAAGAGCTGAGAGTGTTTCTAGAGGAGGAACAGAGGGCATCTCAAGCTGGTTTATCTTCTGGTGAAGAACAAAAGCATGAAGAAATTCAGGCACAAGAGACCGAGGAGAATCCTGAGAAACATAACAGGTCCATTATTGCATTGGAGGATGAAACCCCACTTGAGGATAAACTTCAGAAACTTAACATTCAATTCACGGTTCCTCGAGAACCAGaaatagaggaagatgaagaaagcAGGAAGCAGCGTGGCAAAGGGAATATAGAGAAATGGCTCCAAATGCTTTTAGAAAATACGCAAGAAGACTTGGACACTCAAAAtgcaaatgaaaatgaaaagagtGGGACTGATGAAATAATCAGAAATCTGAATCTGAAATACCCACAGGAGGTAAAGATTTCCAGGAGTCCAGAACATGAAGAAGAGGTTCATGAGGAGAAGAAGCAAATTGCTGCAGAGAAGGGTGGTGTGAAAAGGGTAGAAGAAATCATTGAGATAGAAGCCAGAAAAACACAGAAAGAAGAGAGGAATATGAGTGAAGTGAGTGGTATAGGTGAAGTATTTGGAAGTTGTAGTTTTGAAGGGAGGGAAAGAAAGGACCATAATGGAAAGGAAAGAAAGCTTGTCAGGTGTGAGAGTGCCAGGACCTTCCGGCGAATCCCATCTTCTCCATCTTTGATCTTGGGTATGAGAAAGGGAGTGGACTGCATAGGCAAGAAGCCTATGGTAAATGGTGATGATGAATTTGATGGCGACCAGGTTGGTGGGAACAGTTTCATCATGTCATCCATTAAGTCAATCAAGAAGGCAGTGAAAATATGA
- the LOC142634072 gene encoding root phototropism protein 3-like — protein sequence MNSPKKPPLNLVHQGYPSLATPPKTCAPKMKKQSLQESINFPGKPSQFAAECWFDDACILDMDYFVKTLSGIKAKGVHPDLIGSIITHYASKWLPDLSGGDFNVDAAEKSLTSGKESPESITASWMKKRFFVETLVGVLPPDKDSIPCNFLLRLLRTANMVNVEPTYRNELEKRISWQLDQASLKEIMIPSFSHTCGTLLDVELVIRLVKRFVSLDEAAKSGAALIKVAKLVDCYLAEAAVDSNLSMSEFVALAGALPSHARATDDGLYRAIDTYLKAHPSTSKQERKNLCRLIDSRKLSPEASLHAAQNERLPVRAVIQVIFSEQSKLSRGQMDWSGSFSSTRSPNPGLEAPARCHSKREMMSQQMEIRKLKDDVLRLQCHCNSMQAQLERLMGKKKGIFKWKMFGMPSIKSVSLVETIEEGHEEEVGFGRQTPLDMKTKLVKSRNHSKWRKSMS from the exons ATGAACTCCCCAAAAAAGCCACCCCTAAATTTAGTACATCAAGGATACCCCTCACTTGCAACTCCTCCAAAAACTTGTGCACCAAAAATGAAGAAGCAATCCTTACAAGAATCCATCAATTTCCCTGGAAAACCATCCCAATTCGCTGCTGAATGCTGGTTTGATGATGCATGTATCCTTGACATGGACTACTTTGTGAAAACCCTTTCAGGCATTAAGGCCAAGGGTGTTCATCCTGACCTAATTGGTTCCATAATCACTCACTATGCTTCCAAATGGCTACCGGACCTATCTGGCGGTGACTTTAATGTTGACGCGGCAGAGAAGAGCCTAACAAGCGGTAAAGAATCCCCAGAAAGCATCACTGCTTCatggatgaagaagaggttCTTTGTGGAAACCCTAGTGGGAGTTCTCCCTCCTGACAAGGATTCCATCCCATGCAACTTCCTCCTTCGCCTCCTTCGGACTGCCAACATGGTTAATGTTGAGCCTACCTATCGAAATGAGCTTGAGAAACGTATATCATGGCAACTTGACCAAGCTTCTTTGAAGGAGATAATGATACCATCGTTTAGTCACACTTGTGGGACTTTGCTAGATGTTGAGCTTGTTATTAGGTTGGTGAAGAGGTTTGTGAGTTTGGATGAGGCTGCTAAAAGTGGTGCTGCATTGATTAAGGTAGCTAAGCTTGTGGATTGTTATCTTGCTGAGGCAGCTGTGGATTCCAATTTGAGCATGTCGGAATTTGTTGCACTTGCTGGAGCTCTCCCTAGCCATGCTCGTGCCACAGATGATGGATTATACCGAGCCATTGATACTTATCTCAAA GCACATCCCAGCACATcaaagcaagaaagaaagaatctcTGCAGACTAATTGACAGTCGAAAACTCTCACCAGAGGCATCTCTCCACGCAGCCCAAAACGAACGCTTGCCCGTCCGAGCTGTAATCCAAGTGATCTTCTCCGAGCAAAGCAAGCTTAGTCGCGGCCAAATGGATTGGAGTGGCTCTTTCAGTAGCACTAGGAGTCCAAATCCGGGGCTTGAAGCCCCGGCTCGATGCCATTCCAAGCGTGAAATGATGTCTCAGCAAATGGAGATAAGGAAGTTGAAGGACGATGTTCTTAGGCTTCAATGCCATTGCAACTCCATGCAAGCACAACTAGAGAGGCTTATGGGAAAGAAGAAGGGAATTTTCAAGTGGAAGATGTTTGGAATGCCTTCAATCAAGAGTGTGAGTCTGGTTGAGACAATTGAGGAGGGTCATGAGGAGGAGGTTGGGTTTGGGAGGCAAACACCTTTGGACATGAAAACCAAGCTCGTGAAAAGTAGGAATCATTCCAAGTGGAGGAAATCCATGTCTTGA
- the LOC142634010 gene encoding plastidic ATP/ADP-transporter-like encodes MEAVLKAKGLLSLPPNPKARVFQSSQGLKHRFFTPKPKPFGGFSLSSNGLQKFSGFDSKTRGFSHKGGNLFVCRAEAAAAADGQPLFTGEVEIEKPKILGVEVTTLKKILPLGLMFFCILFNYTILRDTKDVLVVTAKGSSAEIIPFLKTWVNLPMAIGFMLLYNQLANVLSKKALFYTVILPFIAFFGAFGFFLYPLSNFIHPEALADKLLNILGPRFLGPLAIMRIWSFCLFYVMAELWGSVVISVLFWGFANQITTVDEAKRFYPLFGLGANVALIFSGRTVKYFSNLRKNLGPGVDGWAVSLKGMMSIVVLMGFAICFLYWWVNTYVPLPTRSKKKKEKPKMGTMESLKFLVSSRYIRDLATLVVAYGISINLVEVTWKSKLKAQFPSPNEYSSFMGDFSTATGIATFTMMLLSQYIFDKYGWGVAAKITPTVLLLTGVGFFSLILFGGPLAPGLASIGMTPLLAAVYVGAMQNIFSKSAKYSLFDPCKEMAYIPLDEETKVKGKAAIDVVCNPLGKSGGALIQQFMILTFGSLANSTPYLGGILLVIVLAWLGAAKSLDTQFTALRQEEELEKEMERAAVKIPVVAENATGNGSLASGSALSPTTDDSTSSSSETSAPQNI; translated from the exons ATGGAGGCTGTTCTAAAGGCCAAAGGGCTTCTCTCTCTACCACCAAACCCCAAAGCCAGGGTTTTTCAATCATCACAGGGCTTAAAGCATAGATTTTTCACACCCAAGCCAAAACCCTTTGGTGGGTTTTCTCTATCTTCAAATGGGTTACAAAAATTCAGTGGGTTTGACTCAAAAACTCGTGGGTTTTCCCATAAAGGTGGGAACTTGTTTGTCTGCAGAGCTGAGGCTGCTGCTGCAGCTGATGGGCAGCCACTATTTACTGGTGAGGTAGAAATTGAGAAGCCAAAGATATTGGGTGTTGAGGTTACAACCTTGAAGAAGATTCTACCACTTGGGTTGATGTTCTTTTGTATCCTTTTCAACTACACAATCCTCAGAGATACAAAGGATGTTTTGGTTGTGACAGCCAAAGGGAGTAGTGCTGAGATTATACCATTTCTGAAAACTTGGGTGAACTTGCCTATGGCTATTGGGTTCATGTTGTTGTACAACCAATTGGCTAATGTGTTGTCTAAGAAGGCCCTCTTCTATACTGTTATTCTTCCTTTCATTGCCTTCTTTGGGGCATTTGGGTTTTTCCTCTATCCTCTCAGCAATTTTATTCACCCTGAGGCCTTGGCTGATAAGCTTCTCAACATACTTGGCCCGAGGTTCCTTGGTCCTCTTGCTATTATGAGGATCTGGTCCTTCTGTTTGTTCTATGTCATGGCTGAACTTTGGGGGAGTGTGGTGATTTCAGTTCTGTTTTGGGGTTTTGCCAATCAG ATAACTACAGTTGATGAAGCAAAAAGATTTTATCCCCTGTTTGGTCTTGGGGCAAATGTTGCTCTTATATTCTCTGGTCGTACAGTGAAGTATTTCTCCAATTTGAGGAAAAATTTGGGTCCTGGTGTTGATGGTTGGGCTGTTTCTCTCAAAGGAATGATGAGCATTGTGGTGTTGATGGGGTTTGCAATCTGTTTCCTGTACTGGTGGGTGAATACTTATGTTCCTCTTCCAACCCGtagcaagaagaagaag GAGAAGCCCAAAATGGGGACAATGGAGAGCTTAAAATTCTTGGTTTCTTCAAGATACATTAGGGATCTTGCCACTTTGGTGGTTGCATATGGTATTAGCATCAACCTTGTTGAGGTTACATGGAAATCTAAGCTCAAAGCTCAG TTTCCAAGCCCAAATGAGTACTCTTCCTTTATGGGTGACTTCTCAACTGCCACTGGAATAGCTACTTTTACGATGATGCTGCTCAGCCAATATATATTTGACAAATATGGATGGGGAGTCGCTGCCAAGATCACACCCACAGTCCTGCTTCTGACAGGAGttggtttcttttctttgattttatttgggGGTCCACTTGCACCAGGTCTTGCGTCGATCGGGATGACTCCTCTTCTTGCAGCTGTATATGTGGGTGCCATGCAAAATATCTTCAGTAAGAGTGCCAAGTATAGCTTATTTGATCCTTGCAAAGAGATGGCTTATATTCCTTTGGACGAGGAAACCAAG GTTAAAGGGAAGGCAGCAATTGATGTCGTTTGCAACCCATTGGGGAAGTCTGGCGGTGCTCTGATTCAGCAGTTTATGATCTTGACCTTCGGGTCACTTGCGAATTCAACTCCTTACCTTGGAGGGATACTTTTGGTGATCGTTCTTGCTTGGTTAGGAGCAGCCAAGTCTTTGGACACCCAGTTTACTGCATTACGACAAGAGGAAGAGCTTGAGAAGGAGATGGAAAGAGCGGCCGTCAAGATCCCAGTGGTGGCTGAAAATGCAACTGGGAATGGTTCTCTTGCAAGTGGCTCAGCACTGAGCCCTACGACCGATGACTCCACAAGCAGTTCATCTGAAACCTCAGCCccccaaaatatttaa
- the LOC142634087 gene encoding pentatricopeptide repeat-containing protein At1g15510, chloroplastic yields MAAFARTSPISLHPDHPNHQTPQTHKPKALSFSHNLHTHHLSFKKTQELSLLVINTSSSSSSITTHNPNSDICELCLVGNLEKALKHLESMQELQIFVEEDAFVALLRLCEWKRAYDEGTIVYSYVSNSTSRLSVRLGNALLSMFVRFGDLGNAWYVFGKMEERDVFSWNVLVGGYAKAGFFDEALDLYHRMLWVGIKPDVYTFPCVLRTCGGVPDLVRGREVHVHVLRFGFESDVDVVNALITMYVKCGDVQSARLVFDRMPRRDRISWNAMISGYFENGECLEGLRLFFSMRELSVNPDLMTMTSVISACELLGDERLGGQVHGYVIRTEFGAEVSVYNSLIQMYSSVGYWDEAEKVFSRMEHKDVVSWTAMISAYENNMLPAKALETYKLMELEGVLPDEITLSSVLSACACLGRLDMGVKLHELANRTGHISYVLVANTLIDMYSKCKCIDKALDVFHSIPEKNVISWTSIILGLRINNRSFEALIFFRQMKLSLKPNSVTLISVLSACARIGALMCGKEIHAHALRTGVGLDGFLPNALLNMYVRCGRMRPAWNQFNMCKQDVAAWNILLTGYAERGQGAHAVELFQRMVGSNVNPDDITFISLLCACSRSGMVTEGLEYFHSMQHKYCITPNRKHYACVVDLLGRAGKLEDAHEFILKMPIEPDPAIWGALLNACRILHQVELGELAARHIFEKDTTSVGYYILLCNLYADSGKWDEVAKVRKTMRQRGLIVDPGCSWVEIKGKVHAFLSGDNFHPQIMEIKAVLEGFYEKMKAAGFNGPEKSSMDEVEASKAEIFCGHSERLAIAYALINTAPGMPIWVTKNLFMCQSCHNTVKFITKVVHREISVRDTQQFHHFKDGLCSCGDVGYWGKSDI; encoded by the coding sequence atggcTGCGTTTGCTAGAACCTCTCCAATTTCTCTCCACCCAGACCATCCCAATCACCAAACTCCACAAACCCACAAGCCCAAAGCTCTCAGTTTCTCTCATAACCTCCATACCCACCACCTCTCCTTCAAAAAAACACAAGAACTTTCACTCTTAGTCATCAACActtcctcatcctcatcttctaTCACCACCCACAACCCAAACTCAGATATATGTGAGCTATGTCTTGTTGGGAACTTAGAAAAAGCTCTAAAGCACTTAGAGTCAATGCAAGagcttcaaatttttgtagagGAAGATGCTTTTGTTGCTCTGCTTAGGCTATGCGAGTGGAAGAGAGCATATGATGAGGGGACTATAGTGTACTCTTATGTGTCCAATTCAACCTCACGGTTGAGTGTTAGGCTCGGTAATGCTTTGTTGAGTATGTTTGTGAGGTTTGGTGATCTGGGTAATGCTTGGTATGTGTTTGGGAAGATGGAGGAGAGGGATGTGTTTTCTTGGAATGTGTTGGTGGGTGGGTATGCAAAAGCAGGGTTTTTTGACGAGGCATTGGATTTGTATCATAGGATGTTGTGGGTTGGTATTAAGCCTGATGTGTATACTTTTCCTTGTGTTTTGAGGACTTGTGGTGGTGTACCGGACTTGGTTAGGGGAAGGGAGGTTCATGTGCATGTGTTAAGATTTGGGTTTGAGTCAGATGTGGATGTAGTGAATGCGCTGATTACCATGTATGTGAAATGTGGTGATGTTCAAAGTGCACGGTTAGTGTTTGATAGAATGCCAAGGAGAGATAGGATATCATGGAATGCGATGATTTCGGGGTATTTTGAGAATGGAGAGTGTTTAGAAGGATTAAGATTGTTTTTCTCTATGCGTGAACTTTCTGTTAATCCAGACTTGATGACCATGACTAGTGTGATCTCTGCTTGTGAGCTTCTTGGTGATGAGAGATTAGGGGGGCAAGTTCATGGATATGTGATCAGAACAGAGTTTGGGGCTGAAGTTTCAGTGTATAATTCTTTAATTCAGATGTACTCAAGTGTTGGGTACTGGGATGAAGCAGAGAAAGTTTTTTCTAGAATGGAACATAAAGATGTGGTGTCATGGACGGCCATGATTTCAGCTTATGAGAATAACATGCTGCCTGCTAAAGCTTTGgaaacttacaaattgatggagCTAGAGGGGGTCCTTCCTGATGAGATCACTCTATCCAGTGTTCTGTCTGCTTGTGCATGTTTAGGCCGTTTGGATATGGGTGTTAAACTTCATGAGCTTGCCAACAGGACAGGGCACATCTCATACGTTTTAGTTGCTAACACGCTGATTGACATGTATTCCAAGTGTAAATGCATTGACAAAGCTTTAGATGTTTTCCACTCTATTCCTGAAAAGAACGTGATATCTTGGACTTCAATCATACTTGGGCTTCGGATCAACAATAGGAGCTTCGAGGCTTTGATCTTCTTTCGGCAAATGAAACTCAGTTTAAAGCCAAATTCTGTTACATTAATATCTGTTTTATCTGCATGTGCTAGAATAGGAGCTTTGATGTGTGGAAAGGAGATTCATGCCCATGCATTAAGGACTGGAGTAGGGTTGGACGGTTTTTTACCAAATGCACTTTTGAACATGTATGTGAGGTGTGGAAGAATGAGACCTGCGTGGAATCAATTTAACATGTGCAAACAAGATGTAGCAGCATGGAATATTCTGCTGACGGGTTATGCAGAGCGGGGGCAAGGAGCACATGCTGTAGAACTATTCCAGAGAATGGTGGGGTCAAATGTAAATCCAGATGATATTACATTTATTTCACTGTTGTGTGCTTGCAGTAGATCTGGTATGGTGACAGAAGGTTTGGAGTATTTTCACAGTATGCAACATAAATACTGTATCACCCCTAACCGAAAGCATTATGCATGTGTTGTTGATTTGCTTGGCCGTGCTGGAAAATTGGAGGATGCTCATGAATTTATACTGAAGATGCCTATAGAACCTGATCCAGCAATATGGGGAGCCTTGTTAAATGCATGCAGGATCCTCCATCAAGTTGAGCTTGGGGAACTTGCTGCACGTCATATCTTTGAAAAGGATACAACGAGTGTTGGGTATTATATTCTACTTTGTAATCTCTATGCTGACAGTGGAAAATGGGATGAAGTTGCAAAAGTCAGGAAGACAATGAGACAGAGAGGGCTAATTGTGGATCCTGGCTGCAGTTGGGTAGAAATAAAGGGAAAAGTTCATGCTTTCCTTAGTGGTGATAATTTCCACCCTCAAATAATGGAAATAAAAGCAGTTCTAGAGggattttatgagaaaatgaaggcagCTGGTTTCAATGGGCCTGAAAAGAGTTCTATGGATGAAGTCGAAGCTTCAAAAGCTGAGATTTTTTGCGGACACAGTGAGAGACTGGCCATTGCATATGCGCTCATTAACACCGCCCCAGGGATGCCTATATGGGTGACAAAGAATCTATTCATGTGCCAAAGTTGTCACAATACTGTAAAATTTATCACTAAGGTTGTACACAGGGAGATTTCTGTTAGGGATACTCAACAGTTCCACCATTTCAAGGATGGCCTCTGTTCGTGTGGGGATGTAGGTTACTGGGGAAAGTCTGATATTTAA